One region of Chryseobacterium sp. C-71 genomic DNA includes:
- a CDS encoding M28 family peptidase: protein MKKLTYLILSLFSATTFAQEVSTERIKTVISTLASDEMKGREIGTPENDNAANYIATLFKENNLEYCTGNSYLVPFDYKGKTAYNVCGIKKGKSEKTLGFSGHFDHIGVSKKGGEDIIYNGADDDASGITTLVGIADYFKDKKPEFSMVFMAFNGEEKGMLGSTAIAEDKGLDKIYKNLAALFNFEMVATESEFGKNAVFITGDEFSDLDELFNQNAVNELKIYPDPYASEQLFYRSDNVSFVKKKIIAHSISTADMSKIKHYHQLNDDINVVDFDNLTQLINNFGKTLEKLNTKNFNPKYNDKVKFN, encoded by the coding sequence ATGAAAAAACTAACCTACCTTATTCTATCTTTATTCTCTGCAACAACTTTTGCACAGGAAGTATCTACAGAAAGAATTAAAACGGTGATCTCTACTTTGGCTTCAGACGAAATGAAAGGCAGAGAAATAGGAACTCCTGAAAATGATAATGCAGCGAATTATATTGCAACACTTTTTAAAGAAAACAATTTAGAATACTGTACCGGAAATTCGTATCTCGTTCCTTTTGATTACAAAGGAAAAACCGCATACAACGTTTGTGGAATCAAAAAAGGGAAATCTGAGAAAACTTTAGGCTTTTCAGGTCACTTTGATCATATCGGAGTGAGTAAAAAAGGAGGTGAAGATATCATCTACAATGGTGCTGATGACGATGCCAGCGGAATTACAACTTTGGTAGGAATAGCTGATTACTTTAAAGATAAAAAACCTGAGTTCTCTATGGTTTTCATGGCATTTAATGGCGAAGAAAAAGGTATGCTTGGCTCGACAGCGATTGCTGAGGATAAAGGTTTAGATAAAATTTATAAAAATCTTGCTGCCCTTTTTAATTTTGAAATGGTTGCCACAGAATCTGAATTTGGAAAGAATGCAGTATTCATCACAGGTGACGAATTTTCTGACCTTGATGAATTGTTTAATCAAAATGCTGTAAATGAGTTAAAAATATACCCTGATCCTTATGCATCAGAGCAATTATTCTACAGATCAGACAATGTGAGTTTTGTGAAGAAAAAAATCATTGCGCATTCTATCTCTACGGCAGATATGAGCAAAATTAAGCATTATCATCAACTGAATGATGACATTAATGTTGTAGACTTTGATAATCTTACCCAGTTGATTAATAATTTCGGGAAGACTTTAGAAAAATTAAACACAAAAAACTTCAATCCGAAGTATAATGATAAAGTAAAATTCAATTAA
- a CDS encoding ABC transporter ATP-binding protein, giving the protein MNEYKKILKFARPHRKYIYGSLFFNLLYSAFQIASLGTILPVLGMLFGTIKPEKYESAPVYSGDIIDFFTFLKEYSNYYVQSLVTEYGSLKVLAWLCVITAVMFLLRNIFRYLGSFLLINYRVGVTKDLRGAMYRKILSLPVSFFTESRKGDMMSRMSNDVGDVEGSILGSLVDLINAPFMLISTLVTLFFLSPEMTLFSLLVLPIMGTMIALIGKSLKKDSHEAQNEMGNIFSIVDETLKSNKVIKIFNAEKIMNNRFMQSMQKWINSSISLGRKKELASPMSEFLGSVTFLIIAWYGGKQIIVDQSISPADFLVFLGIFFQILPPMKSLSTSISNVQKGEASLTRVLEILDADIKIEEVAEPVSISNLDAHIEFKNIGFYYDKSNLILKNFNLKIPKGKTVALVGQSGSGKTTIANLLARFYDVSEGEILIDETNIKNLKLTEYRKLLGMVTQESVLFNDTVYNNILMGKPEASRDEVIAAAKIANADLFITQLPNGYDTNIGDDGGKLSGGQKQRVSIARAVLKNPPIMILDEATSALDTESEKFVQDALEKMMENRTSLVIAHRLSTIQKADWIVVMEKGDIMEQGTHQELMAKRGTYHKLVELQNFD; this is encoded by the coding sequence ATGAACGAATATAAAAAAATACTAAAATTCGCAAGACCCCACCGTAAGTACATTTATGGAAGTTTGTTTTTCAACTTACTGTATTCTGCATTTCAAATTGCTTCTTTAGGTACTATCCTGCCAGTTTTGGGAATGCTTTTCGGAACTATCAAACCAGAGAAATATGAATCTGCGCCCGTTTACTCCGGAGACATTATAGACTTTTTTACTTTTTTAAAGGAATACTCCAATTATTATGTTCAAAGTTTAGTTACGGAGTATGGCTCTTTGAAGGTACTGGCATGGCTTTGCGTTATCACCGCAGTTATGTTTCTGCTACGAAATATTTTCCGTTATTTAGGTTCATTCCTTTTGATTAATTACCGGGTAGGAGTTACCAAAGACCTTCGTGGAGCGATGTACAGAAAAATTCTTTCTCTTCCTGTTTCTTTTTTTACAGAAAGCAGAAAGGGAGATATGATGTCTCGTATGTCAAATGATGTAGGTGACGTTGAGGGCAGTATATTGGGAAGCTTAGTAGATCTTATCAACGCTCCTTTTATGTTAATCAGCACATTGGTTACTTTGTTTTTCTTGAGTCCGGAAATGACTCTTTTTTCCCTCCTTGTGCTTCCTATAATGGGAACGATGATTGCCCTTATTGGAAAAAGCCTTAAAAAGGATTCTCATGAAGCTCAAAACGAGATGGGAAATATTTTCTCAATCGTTGATGAAACATTAAAATCTAATAAGGTAATAAAGATTTTCAACGCTGAAAAAATTATGAACAACCGTTTTATGCAGTCGATGCAAAAATGGATCAACAGCTCAATAAGCCTCGGAAGAAAAAAAGAATTAGCATCGCCTATGAGCGAATTTTTAGGTTCAGTAACTTTCTTAATTATCGCATGGTATGGTGGAAAACAAATCATCGTAGATCAAAGCATTTCACCAGCTGATTTTCTTGTTTTCTTAGGTATTTTCTTTCAGATTTTACCACCTATGAAAAGTTTGTCAACCTCTATTTCGAACGTTCAGAAAGGAGAAGCTTCTCTAACAAGAGTTTTGGAAATCCTTGATGCTGACATTAAAATTGAAGAAGTTGCAGAACCTGTTTCAATTTCTAACCTTGATGCTCATATTGAGTTCAAAAATATTGGTTTCTACTATGATAAGTCTAATTTAATTCTGAAAAATTTTAATTTAAAAATACCTAAAGGAAAAACTGTAGCACTTGTAGGACAAAGCGGAAGTGGTAAAACAACTATCGCTAATCTTTTGGCAAGATTTTACGATGTTTCTGAAGGTGAAATTTTAATCGACGAAACCAACATTAAAAATTTAAAACTTACTGAGTACAGAAAGCTGTTGGGAATGGTAACTCAGGAATCTGTTCTCTTTAATGATACAGTTTATAACAATATTTTGATGGGGAAACCTGAAGCTTCCAGAGATGAAGTGATTGCTGCAGCTAAAATTGCCAATGCAGACTTATTTATCACTCAGCTTCCAAATGGTTACGATACCAACATCGGAGACGACGGAGGGAAGTTATCTGGCGGACAAAAACAAAGAGTTTCTATCGCAAGAGCGGTTCTCAAAAATCCACCAATCATGATTTTGGACGAAGCAACCTCTGCTTTGGATACAGAATCTGAAAAATTTGTACAGGATGCTCTTGAGAAGATGATGGAAAACAGAACATCATTAGTAATTGCTCACCGACTTTCAACTATCCAAAAAGCAGACTGGATCGTTGTAATGGAGAAAGGCGATATTATGGAGCAAGGAACTCACCAGGAACTTATGGCAAAACGAGGAACCTATCACAAGCTCGTAGAGCTGCAAAATTTTGACTAA